In the Gossypium arboreum isolate Shixiya-1 chromosome 10, ASM2569848v2, whole genome shotgun sequence genome, one interval contains:
- the LOC108467239 gene encoding DEAD-box ATP-dependent RNA helicase 21-like, with protein sequence MNPPKPVFFTKVQRQHLSLQRRLEDLRRSNDTANNTSYSHSAKPSSDSYDRRDRERQRERDRESDRRNREREREEEAKARERARLDKLAEREREKELDKLAAIKKQYLGSKKPKKRVIKPSEKFRFSLDWENTEDTSGDINSLYRNPHEALLLFDRGFRAGMDRRDQKKLAAKNEEMREEIRKKEGVEEKPEEAVVQRLKEAAANTYDTFDMRVDKHWSEKKLEEMTERDWRFFREDFNTSHEGSKIPRPMRSWSESKLSSELLKAVERVGYKKPSPLQMAAILLGLQQRDVIGIAETGFGKTAAFVWPMLSYISRLPPSEENEAEGPYTVVMAPTRELAQQIEDETMKFAHYLGIKVVPIVGDQSIEEQRFRIRQGCEVVIAMPGRLLDCLERRYAVFNQCNYVVLDEADRMIDTGFEPQVVGVLDATPSSNLKPENEDEELDEKRIYRTSYMFSATMPPAVERLARKHLRNPVVVTIGTAGKATDLISKHVIMMKESEKFPRLQKLLDDLGDKTAIVFVNTKKNADTISKNLDKAGYKVTTLHGGRSQEQREISLDGFRAKRFNVLVATDVAGREIDIPDVANVINYDMPNSIEMYTHCIRRTGRADKTGLATTFLTLHDTDVFFDHKQMLVQSGSPVPPELAKHEASKFKPGTIPDRPPRRNDTVFAH encoded by the coding sequence ATGAATCCTCCTAAACCCGTCTTTTTTACCAAAGTCCAACGCCAACACCTTTCGCTCCAGCGCCGCCTCGAAGACCTCCGCCGTTCTAATGACACCGCCAACAATACCTCTTATTCCCATTCTGCTAAGCCCTCCTCCGACTCCTACGACCGCCGCGACCGCGAACGGCAGCGGGAGAGGGATCGCGAATCCGACCGGAGGAACCGTGAACGTGAGAGGGAGGAGGAAGCCAAGGCTCGAGAGCGGGCGCggttggataagctagctgagagGGAAAGGGAAAAGgaattggataagctagctgcaATTAAGAAGCAGTACCTCGGATCCAAAAAGCCTAAAAAGAGGGTTATTAAACCTAGCGAGAAATTTAGGTTTTCTCTCGATTGGGAGAACACCGAAGATACTTCCGGAGACATTAATTCTTTGTACAGAAACCCTCACGAAGCACTGCTTTTGTTTGACCGAGGGTTTAGGGCTGGAATGGATCGCAGGGACCAGAAAAAGCTGGCCGccaaaaatgaggagatgagagaAGAGATTAGAAAAAAAGAAGGGGTTGAAGAGAAGCCGGAGGAAGCCGTGGTGCAGAGGTTAAAAGAAGCTGCAGCTAATACTTACGATACATTCGATATGAGAGTTGATAAGCATTGGTCTGAAAAGAAGCTTGAAGAAATGACTGAACGTGACTGGAGGTTTTTTAGGGAAGATTTCAACACTTCCCATGAAGGGTCGAAGATTCCACGGCCAATGAGGAGTTGGAGTGAGAGTAAATTGAGTTCCGAGTTGTTGAAAGCTGTGGAGAGAGTAGGGTATAAGAAGCCTTCCCCGTTACAGATGGCTGCGATTCTTCTAGGATTGCAGCAAAGGGATGTGATTGGGATCGCCGAGACAGGATTCGGTAAGACTGCTGCTTTTGTTTGGCCAATGCTTTCTTATATTTCTAGATTACCTCCTAGTGAAGAGAATGAAGCTGAGGGGCCATACACTGTTGTTATGGCCCCAACTCGTGAACTTGCTCAACAAATTGAAGATGAAACTATGAAGTTTGCGCATTATTTGGGTATTAAGGTCGTTCCTATTGTTGGTGATCAGTCAATAGAGGAACAACGGTTTAGGATTAGACAAGGGTGTGAGGTTGTTATTGCTATGCCTGGTCGGTTGCTGGATTGTTTAGAGAGGCGGTATGCTGTCTTCAATCAGTGTAATTATGTGGTTCTTGATGAGGCTGATAGGATGATAGATACGGGTTTTGAGCCCCAAGTTGTGGGTGTATTGGATGCTACGCCATCTAGTAATTTGAAACCAGAGAATGAAGATGAGGAGCTAGATGAAAAAAGGATATATAGGACTAGTTATATGTTTAGTGCTACAATGCCTCCAGCTGTGGAGCGGCTAGCTAGGAAGCATTTGAGGAATCCTGTTGTGGTCACTATTGGTACTGCTGGAAAGGCTACTGATTTAATTTCTAAACATGTGATAATGATGAAGGAATCAGAGAAGTTTCCAAGATTGCAGAAATTGCTTGATGATCTTGGGGACAAGACAGCAATCGTGTTTGTCAATACTAAGAAGAATGCTGATACTATTTCTAAGAATCTGGATAAGGCTGGTTATAAGGTAACAACTTTGCATGGTGGAAGATCGCAGGAGCAGAGGGAAATTAGCCTTGACGGTTTTAGGGCCAAGAGATTCAATGTTCTTGTTGCTACAGATGTTGCAGGGCGTGAGATTGATATTCCTGATGTGGCTAACGTCATTAACTATGATATGCCGAATAGTATTGAAATGTACACACATTGTATTAGAAGAACAGGACGTGCAGACAAAACTGGTCTGGCCACAACATTTTTGACTCTCCATGACACTGATGTCTTCTTTGATCATAAGCAGATGCTTGTTCAAAGTGGCAGCCCTGTCCCTCCTGAGCTGGCAAAGCATGAAGCTTCTAAGTTTAAACCAGGAACAATTCCTGATAGACCTCCTAGGCGCAATGACACTGTTTTTGCTCACTGA